A stretch of Pseudomonas sp. 7SR1 DNA encodes these proteins:
- a CDS encoding NAD synthetase, translated as MSSATTAIGMDFTFSQYMARQRIESQINLPRLFAAIDADPNIAGAGVVYVDADYNVVTLREFKPICSIAPKRVILREAKRYIAPQQFVDQVKSSPRESKLGLEATNAGLSCVAAVIGWVVVFSGSVAVPFTAGASVWLVALGAAAATASTAQCVIGGARVANELTNPTGNDEMNDADWYNIVSPILDAVSLVGVGGSALTTVRLLKANKAANTGKSWYQLLKGLSRQERSKLTRELLTLKDPSLTAKLLKLQQRAGALPKRYSSAQIRHATLTQIQDSLGGALGVIGSYTGGGHVKTVAVGLYEEFTE; from the coding sequence ATGAGCAGCGCTACAACGGCCATCGGCATGGACTTCACGTTCTCCCAGTACATGGCCCGCCAACGCATCGAAAGCCAGATCAACCTGCCGCGCCTGTTCGCTGCCATCGATGCCGATCCGAATATTGCCGGGGCGGGGGTGGTGTATGTCGATGCCGACTACAACGTGGTGACCCTGCGGGAATTCAAGCCGATCTGCAGTATCGCACCCAAGCGCGTGATCCTGCGTGAGGCAAAGCGATACATCGCGCCACAGCAGTTCGTCGACCAGGTGAAAAGCAGCCCGCGGGAGTCGAAGCTTGGCCTTGAAGCGACCAATGCCGGCTTGTCTTGCGTCGCCGCCGTGATCGGTTGGGTGGTGGTGTTCAGTGGCAGCGTTGCCGTGCCTTTCACCGCTGGCGCCAGTGTCTGGCTGGTGGCCCTGGGCGCCGCTGCCGCGACGGCGAGTACTGCCCAGTGTGTCATCGGGGGCGCGCGGGTGGCCAACGAACTGACCAATCCTACTGGCAACGATGAGATGAACGACGCCGATTGGTACAACATCGTATCCCCGATCCTGGATGCGGTTTCCCTGGTGGGCGTCGGCGGGTCGGCTCTCACGACGGTTCGCCTGCTCAAGGCCAACAAGGCGGCCAACACCGGAAAAAGCTGGTACCAGCTGCTCAAGGGGCTGAGCCGCCAGGAGCGGTCCAAGTTGACGCGGGAGCTGTTGACGCTCAAGGACCCGAGCCTGACCGCCAAGCTGCTCAAGTTGCAGCAGCGCGCCGGGGCCTTGCCCAAGCGTTATTCTTCGGCCCAAATCCGGCACGCTACCCTGACCCAGATCCAGGACTCCCTGGGTGGCGCCCTGGGCGTGATCGGCAGTTACACCGGCGGCGGTCATGTGAAAACCGTCGCCGTCGGCCTGTACGAGGAGTTCACCGAATGA